In the Candidatus Omnitrophota bacterium genome, one interval contains:
- the glpK gene encoding glycerol kinase GlpK, translating to KQALSLKKIKPADIAAIGITNQRETTILWDRKTGKPVYNAIVWQCRRTASICDNLKKKGYSGLFRRKTGLIIDPYFSGTKIKWLLSNLSLFDTSLCFGTIDTWLIWKLTGGKVHATDYTNASRTLIFNIREKKWDNKLLSILGIPKAILPEVKPSSSIFGATAKGACGLPAGIPISGVAGDQQAALFGQGCFSAGEMKNTYGTGCFLLLNTGKKFLLSNNGLLTTLACDAHGAPCYAQEGSIFIAGAAVQWLRDGLKIVTTAAETEKLAKKVKDTGGVYFVPAFVGLGAPYWDSQARGTLTGITRGTNRSHIIRATLEAIAYQVKDIVDIMEKETGNRLKSLRVDGGACRNDSLMQLQSNILGIKIVRPRITETTAKGAAMLAGLAVGFWKSSAEFKMTLAADKVFSSRMSKPARDALYAGWLAAVRKARAI from the coding sequence CCATCGTATGGCAGTGCCGTCGGACCGCGTCCATCTGCGATAACCTCAAAAAGAAAGGTTACTCAGGACTCTTTCGCCGTAAGACAGGCCTTATCATTGACCCATATTTTTCAGGCACCAAGATAAAGTGGCTTTTGAGTAACCTGTCCCTTTTTGACACGTCCCTCTGTTTCGGTACTATAGACACCTGGTTGATCTGGAAGCTGACAGGGGGGAAGGTACATGCCACTGATTATACCAATGCTTCCCGTACGCTGATATTCAACATTAGAGAAAAGAAATGGGACAACAAGCTGCTGAGTATACTTGGTATTCCGAAGGCCATCCTGCCTGAGGTAAAGCCTTCGAGCTCGATATTTGGTGCTACCGCCAAGGGCGCATGCGGCCTTCCTGCGGGCATTCCGATATCGGGAGTGGCAGGGGACCAGCAGGCGGCGCTCTTCGGCCAAGGATGTTTCTCGGCAGGGGAGATGAAAAATACCTACGGTACCGGATGTTTCCTTCTGCTGAATACAGGCAAAAAGTTCCTGCTATCGAATAACGGGTTGCTGACGACGCTTGCCTGCGACGCGCACGGGGCTCCGTGCTATGCGCAGGAAGGCTCCATATTCATCGCGGGCGCGGCCGTGCAATGGCTCAGGGACGGGTTGAAGATAGTCACGACGGCCGCCGAGACCGAGAAATTAGCTAAGAAAGTAAAGGATACGGGCGGAGTGTATTTTGTGCCGGCATTCGTGGGCCTCGGTGCGCCGTATTGGGACTCGCAAGCCCGCGGCACACTGACCGGCATAACCCGCGGCACGAACAGGTCGCACATCATCCGCGCTACTCTTGAGGCGATAGCCTACCAGGTAAAAGATATTGTAGATATCATGGAGAAGGAGACCGGAAACCGCCTTAAGTCACTGCGAGTGGATGGCGGCGCATGCCGCAATGATTCGCTTATGCAGCTCCAATCTAATATCCTCGGCATTAAGATCGTGCGCCCCAGGATAACCGAAACGACCGCGAAAGGCGCGGCAATGCTTGCGGGCCTGGCGGTAGGATTCTGGAAGAGTTCAGCAGAATTCAAGATGACGCTTGCCGCTGATAAGGTATTTTCATCCCGCATGAGCAAACCGGCCCGGGATGCGCTCTATGCCGGCTGGCTTGCCGCGGTCCGGAAGGCAAGAGCGATATGA